One stretch of Planococcus sp. PAMC 21323 DNA includes these proteins:
- a CDS encoding nucleotide excision repair endonuclease — protein MINIQPPKADVTITQRKQEITGDEAVIKPLFGFIDLHDIPRDKGGIIQFFNHSGELLFVGKARKLRQRVKKHFEDSVSPLKNHRDEVYRITVSFVEDPMEREIYETYLINAEKALYNVDKVFYKDQE, from the coding sequence ATGATTAATATTCAACCACCAAAAGCTGATGTGACGATTACACAGCGCAAACAAGAAATTACAGGTGACGAAGCTGTCATCAAACCATTATTCGGCTTTATCGATTTGCACGATATTCCACGCGATAAAGGCGGCATCATCCAATTCTTTAACCATAGCGGTGAGCTATTGTTTGTCGGAAAAGCCCGCAAGCTACGCCAACGTGTGAAAAAGCATTTCGAAGATTCGGTATCACCATTGAAAAACCACCGCGACGAAGTTTACCGCATTACGGTTTCTTTTGTTGAAGATCCAATGGAACGAGAAATTTACGAAACGTATTTGATCAACGCAGAAAAAGCACTCTACAATGTAGATAAAGTGTTTTATAAAGATCAAGAATAA
- a CDS encoding DUF6509 family protein, with the protein MQITDYVFHKINDPTGIMVGDRYEFLLNVEVDEDDELYTEGGLELRVIIAAEEAGTRIAHYNFIDKQTRGALEFGLEDEEEEEILAYCSEKLA; encoded by the coding sequence ATGCAAATTACAGATTACGTATTTCACAAAATTAATGACCCAACAGGTATTATGGTGGGAGATCGCTATGAATTCTTGTTAAACGTCGAAGTGGACGAAGATGATGAACTATATACGGAAGGCGGCTTAGAGCTGCGCGTTATTATCGCTGCAGAAGAAGCTGGTACCCGCATCGCACATTATAACTTTATCGATAAGCAAACAAGAGGCGCACTTGAATTTGGACTTGAAGATGAGGAAGAAGAAGAAATCCTTGCTTACTGTTCAGAAAAATTAGCTTAA
- a CDS encoding SDR family oxidoreductase, which produces MNVLVIGANGQVGRNIVKELAETNHKATAMVRKEEQIDEMKKLGATNVVLGDLEKDFSGAYDGVDAVIFAAGSGPKTGADKTLTIDLWGSVKAAQYAQEKGVKRFVQLGSVGSDNPDAGGEAMKPYLVAKRTADDLLKTTDLDYTIVRPGALSDEEKSGKIEVSLDGFSSLEGRSIPRADVAHVLVDVLDRNNTYRKVFEVLQGDQPASDQLNSL; this is translated from the coding sequence ATGAACGTATTAGTTATTGGAGCAAACGGTCAAGTCGGCCGCAACATTGTCAAAGAACTAGCTGAAACAAACCACAAAGCAACTGCAATGGTTCGTAAAGAAGAACAAATAGATGAAATGAAAAAACTAGGCGCTACCAATGTGGTATTGGGAGATCTAGAAAAAGATTTTAGCGGCGCATACGATGGCGTAGATGCCGTTATTTTCGCAGCAGGGTCAGGGCCAAAAACAGGCGCAGACAAAACTTTAACCATTGATTTATGGGGTTCTGTAAAAGCAGCTCAATACGCACAAGAAAAAGGTGTAAAACGCTTTGTTCAACTCGGATCAGTCGGATCAGACAATCCAGATGCCGGTGGCGAAGCAATGAAACCGTATCTTGTCGCTAAACGCACAGCTGATGATTTGTTGAAAACAACTGATTTAGATTATACAATTGTCCGCCCAGGTGCACTTTCTGATGAAGAAAAATCTGGCAAGATTGAAGTCTCTCTCGATGGCTTTAGTTCATTGGAAGGAAGATCGATTCCAAGAGCCGATGTTGCACATGTGCTAGTAGATGTACTAGATCGCAACAACACTTATCGCAAAGTATTTGAAGTGCTGCAAGGCGATCAACCTGCAAGCGACCAATTAAATTCCTTATAG
- a CDS encoding LacI family DNA-binding transcriptional regulator has translation MKKITMQDVALKAGVSKSTVSQYINSRFEFMSVATKLRVEEAIKELGYIPNHIAKSLKQKKTGTIGVIVANILHTFSTEIIRAIEDECEKNGFHLFVCNADDQPAKERLYIDMLVAKQVDGLIIFPTNGNNDYYKQLKTAEFPIVFVDRVINEPIFPTLLLDNESASQIAVDLLVKKGRSKIGLVSTSIAENVTPRVERIKGFRKTIASHSLSIKEDWIIAAKRQEIGSKLQELWDSGNRPEAFFATNDLALIELLKFIKSNNLAIPEDIGVIAIDDSPFLEIATTPISVIKQPTFEIGQNAAETLLQLIVSKDFKNQYEERRYQPILIERESI, from the coding sequence ATGAAGAAAATAACAATGCAAGATGTAGCGCTAAAAGCGGGTGTTTCCAAAAGCACTGTTTCCCAGTATATAAATAGCCGTTTTGAGTTTATGAGTGTGGCGACCAAACTTCGAGTTGAAGAAGCGATTAAGGAATTAGGTTATATTCCCAATCATATAGCTAAAAGCTTAAAACAGAAAAAAACGGGAACAATTGGTGTAATCGTAGCCAATATCCTTCATACATTTTCTACAGAAATTATTCGAGCAATCGAAGATGAATGCGAAAAAAATGGTTTCCACTTGTTTGTTTGTAACGCAGACGATCAACCAGCAAAAGAACGTTTGTATATCGATATGTTAGTGGCGAAACAAGTTGATGGATTAATCATTTTTCCAACAAACGGTAATAACGATTATTATAAACAATTAAAAACTGCAGAATTCCCGATTGTGTTTGTTGACCGAGTCATCAATGAGCCAATTTTCCCCACATTATTGCTAGACAATGAAAGCGCTTCACAGATTGCGGTGGATTTATTGGTGAAAAAAGGGCGAAGCAAAATCGGTTTAGTATCAACTTCTATTGCGGAAAACGTAACACCTCGTGTCGAGCGAATCAAAGGTTTTAGAAAGACCATAGCTTCGCATAGCTTGAGCATAAAAGAAGATTGGATTATAGCTGCGAAGCGGCAAGAGATTGGAAGTAAGCTTCAAGAGCTATGGGACTCTGGCAATCGGCCAGAAGCATTTTTTGCTACAAATGATTTAGCTTTAATTGAGTTATTAAAGTTTATCAAAAGCAATAACTTGGCCATTCCTGAAGATATCGGTGTAATAGCGATTGATGACTCACCGTTTCTAGAAATTGCCACAACCCCGATTTCAGTTATTAAGCAGCCAACTTTTGAAATAGGGCAAAATGCAGCCGAGACCTTGCTGCAACTAATTGTCAGTAAAGATTTCAAAAACCAATATGAAGAACGACGGTATCAGCCGATTTTGATAGAAAGAGAATCCATATAA
- a CDS encoding TRAP transporter small permease, protein MSQFRKLIDQTLAFLTVLSFAGVIIIVTIQIISRFTPMSFIWTEELTRYLFLYGISFGAPLALMRNEFINVDMILNRMPDNFRRYYEVVIYMAVILLSSVMVVQGYNFTLLGDKQSSATMPFQMSVIHASLLIMSVFLVFYAVIKIIDLIKNKQDYSQNYGGDDN, encoded by the coding sequence ATGTCACAATTCCGGAAATTAATCGACCAAACGCTCGCTTTTTTGACAGTCCTCAGTTTTGCGGGCGTTATCATCATTGTTACCATTCAAATCATTTCACGCTTTACTCCAATGTCCTTTATTTGGACAGAAGAATTGACGCGTTATCTTTTCTTGTACGGTATTAGTTTTGGTGCACCATTGGCTTTAATGCGCAATGAATTTATCAATGTAGATATGATTCTTAACAGAATGCCAGACAATTTCCGTAGATATTATGAAGTCGTCATATACATGGCTGTTATATTATTGAGTTCGGTAATGGTTGTTCAAGGATATAATTTTACACTGCTTGGTGACAAGCAAAGTTCAGCTACGATGCCTTTCCAAATGTCCGTAATCCATGCATCGTTATTGATCATGAGTGTATTCCTAGTGTTTTATGCCGTTATAAAAATTATCGACCTCATAAAAAATAAACAAGACTATAGTCAGAATTACGGAGGTGACGATAACTAA
- the trpE gene encoding anthranilate synthase component I, with product MSKKMKTRKIDGDSLTPIAVFNRLAGERKFLLESSLKTSMTGRYSFIGANPTAGYIGHGHQLREIDFRTGTETIHEGKPLELIKKLMPRYDAEVEGLPFTGGALGYIGYDAIQVYEPIKAPKVDSLQMPDIHLQIYETIVVFDHVKNDVTILSFEDKLDEIEQQLAIPEKSAVTDQQSLQFHSKTSDAFFRNQVEQAKDHIRKGDVFQLVLSQRLSASYKGDAFTLYRKLRKQNPSPYQFFIDFDGYAVVGASPESLLTIRDNHMITNPIAGTRKRGKTDSEDNRLAEELAGDEKEQAEHKMLVDLSRNDVGRVAQIGTVEVPKYMVIEKYQHVMHLVSEVTGELNQKMHPLDALVSCLPAGTVSGAPKVRAMQLIQEFEEERRGVYGGAIGYLGFNGNLDVALAIRTFVVKDDMVHVQAGAGIVFDSDPQAEYEETLHKARSLTEVFG from the coding sequence ATGAGTAAAAAGATGAAGACGAGAAAAATTGATGGAGATTCGTTAACACCCATCGCGGTGTTTAATCGATTAGCAGGAGAGCGCAAATTTCTACTTGAAAGTTCATTAAAGACTAGTATGACAGGTCGTTATTCTTTTATTGGCGCGAACCCAACGGCCGGTTATATCGGCCATGGCCATCAATTGCGAGAAATAGATTTCCGGACCGGTACGGAAACCATACATGAAGGAAAACCGTTAGAACTCATCAAGAAGTTAATGCCGCGGTATGATGCAGAAGTAGAGGGACTTCCCTTTACGGGTGGAGCTCTTGGCTATATTGGGTATGATGCGATTCAGGTTTACGAACCAATTAAAGCACCAAAAGTAGATAGTCTTCAAATGCCGGATATTCATCTGCAAATTTACGAAACAATTGTCGTATTTGATCATGTAAAAAATGATGTCACCATTTTGTCGTTTGAAGACAAATTAGATGAAATTGAACAGCAATTAGCAATTCCTGAAAAGTCAGCGGTAACCGATCAACAATCACTCCAATTCCATTCCAAAACAAGTGATGCCTTTTTCCGCAACCAAGTAGAGCAAGCAAAAGACCACATCCGTAAAGGTGATGTGTTCCAATTGGTCTTGTCTCAGCGTTTATCTGCTAGTTATAAAGGAGACGCATTTACTCTGTACCGTAAATTGCGCAAGCAAAACCCATCGCCTTACCAATTTTTCATTGATTTTGATGGCTACGCAGTTGTCGGAGCTTCGCCAGAGAGTCTTTTGACGATACGTGATAATCATATGATAACCAATCCAATAGCTGGTACTCGTAAACGTGGAAAAACAGATAGTGAAGACAACCGTTTGGCAGAAGAACTAGCTGGCGATGAAAAAGAACAAGCGGAACATAAAATGCTTGTCGATCTTAGTCGTAACGATGTGGGGCGAGTTGCACAAATTGGAACAGTAGAAGTGCCAAAGTATATGGTCATTGAGAAGTATCAACATGTCATGCACCTGGTGTCAGAAGTAACAGGAGAGCTCAATCAAAAAATGCATCCATTAGATGCGTTGGTATCGTGCTTACCTGCTGGAACGGTTTCGGGGGCACCTAAAGTTCGCGCCATGCAATTGATCCAAGAGTTTGAAGAAGAACGAAGAGGCGTATATGGGGGAGCCATTGGTTATTTAGGCTTTAATGGCAATCTTGACGTTGCACTAGCTATCCGGACTTTTGTTGTTAAAGATGATATGGTTCATGTTCAAGCAGGAGCGGGTATCGTGTTTGATTCGGACCCGCAAGCAGAATACGAAGAAACGCTTCATAAAGCACGTTCGCTTACGGAGGTGTTCGGATGA
- a CDS encoding TRAP transporter substrate-binding protein produces MKKKWLTGIFASVLVLGACGSNEGAEEEGGSESGDKVEWRFGHLADENHIWHKTALKFEELVEEKSDGQMEITIYPNNSLGGETDTINSIQAGTADMVISGETLQNWAPNAALMAVPYAFRDLDHVKSVVEGEIGEQIKQEIGEEAGLKALYYHTRAPRNLTSNKAITSPDDLKGFNMRVPNVPLFLDVWQAAGASPQVMDFNEVFTGLQQGVIDGQENPVDLIKSGGLAEVQDFVNRTEHVYSWIYILVGNDQYDALSDELKQVVQDAAAEAQTFGDDLYETEIAAVEQDLMDAGMEFVDVDQDAFREVMTPAVEASLSEEQLELYKQILAVE; encoded by the coding sequence ATGAAAAAGAAATGGTTAACAGGAATTTTTGCATCTGTATTGGTATTGGGAGCTTGTGGTTCAAATGAGGGAGCAGAAGAAGAAGGCGGTTCAGAGTCAGGCGATAAAGTTGAATGGCGTTTTGGACATTTAGCTGATGAAAATCACATTTGGCATAAAACAGCTTTGAAATTTGAAGAGCTAGTAGAAGAAAAATCAGATGGTCAAATGGAAATTACCATTTACCCGAATAACTCGCTTGGTGGCGAAACAGATACAATCAACTCGATTCAAGCAGGGACAGCGGACATGGTTATTTCAGGTGAAACATTGCAAAACTGGGCTCCTAATGCGGCTTTGATGGCAGTACCTTATGCTTTCCGTGATTTAGATCATGTAAAGTCTGTGGTTGAAGGTGAGATTGGCGAACAAATCAAACAAGAAATTGGTGAAGAAGCGGGATTGAAAGCTCTTTACTACCATACGCGTGCTCCGCGTAACTTAACATCGAACAAAGCGATTACTTCTCCAGATGACTTGAAAGGATTTAATATGCGCGTGCCAAACGTTCCATTGTTCTTAGATGTATGGCAAGCTGCTGGTGCATCTCCACAAGTAATGGATTTTAACGAAGTATTTACTGGATTACAACAAGGTGTAATTGATGGCCAAGAAAATCCAGTAGATTTAATCAAAAGTGGTGGGTTAGCTGAAGTTCAAGACTTCGTGAACCGTACTGAGCACGTTTACTCATGGATTTACATTTTAGTAGGAAACGATCAATACGATGCACTTTCTGATGAGTTGAAGCAAGTGGTTCAAGATGCTGCTGCAGAAGCACAAACTTTCGGTGATGATCTTTACGAAACGGAAATTGCTGCAGTCGAGCAAGACTTGATGGATGCAGGTATGGAATTTGTAGACGTTGACCAAGATGCTTTCCGTGAAGTCATGACACCAGCTGTTGAAGCTTCGTTATCAGAAGAGCAATTAGAATTATACAAACAGATCCTTGCAGTTGAATAA
- a CDS encoding YwaF family protein, producing MESWFGATSTHYFNLFSTSHLIVLTIALIGTILLFLFKNKLRDSSKGRNWLRWILLALLVLSEFSFHYWAIVNDVWRFHNQMPFHLCGVASVVSIIGLITMRPFWIQLAFFIGILPAFLALFTPELPYDYQHFRFWKFFIHHMAITWACLFLALSRPQVITIRSFFGVYSLLLVYAALVGFFINPWTDSNFLFLMQRPTTTSPLDFFGEGIWYYINLCLTTFALFFIQYVLFHKFVKRS from the coding sequence ATGGAAAGCTGGTTTGGTGCGACATCTACTCATTATTTTAATCTTTTTTCTACGAGTCATTTAATCGTACTCACTATTGCTCTTATCGGAACTATTCTTCTTTTTTTGTTTAAAAATAAGTTGAGAGATAGTAGCAAAGGGAGGAATTGGTTACGCTGGATCCTATTAGCTTTACTCGTCCTATCGGAATTCTCTTTTCATTATTGGGCGATCGTTAATGACGTGTGGCGCTTCCATAACCAAATGCCTTTTCATTTATGCGGGGTCGCTTCTGTGGTTTCCATAATTGGGTTAATAACTATGCGCCCTTTCTGGATTCAACTTGCTTTTTTCATCGGCATACTACCTGCTTTTTTAGCGCTATTCACTCCTGAATTGCCTTATGATTATCAACATTTTCGTTTCTGGAAATTCTTTATTCACCATATGGCTATAACATGGGCTTGTCTGTTTCTTGCTTTAAGTCGACCACAAGTTATTACGATTCGCTCTTTTTTCGGAGTCTATAGTTTACTTCTTGTTTACGCTGCTTTGGTTGGCTTTTTTATCAATCCATGGACTGATTCTAATTTTCTTTTTCTAATGCAGCGTCCTACAACTACTTCTCCGTTAGACTTTTTTGGGGAAGGTATCTGGTATTACATTAATCTTTGCTTAACCACTTTTGCGTTATTTTTCATCCAATACGTACTGTTTCATAAATTCGTTAAGCGTTCGTGA
- a CDS encoding dimethylarginine dimethylaminohydrolase family protein codes for MSSIIKESLSAHSQSEYDPLRRVLLCPPRFMEIKDVINDVQKRYKDENIDVDKALDQHNKFVQALISHGVQTDLIEPSENYPEQVFTRDIGFTIGDTVFISEMASDVRQGEEQELQKWMEAHHVSFKRLAGHRIEGGDVIIDRDTVFVGISSRTSKQAIRDLQLELPNFEVIPVSFNEKYLHLDCVFNILSPTEALIFPEALDAATIRLLAERYTLIRVNEKEQFALGTNVLSIGDRKVFSQPQNVQVNKHLIARGFNVIEVDYSEIIKSGGAFRCCTMPLIRS; via the coding sequence ATGTCTTCAATAATAAAAGAAAGTTTATCTGCTCATAGCCAAAGTGAATACGATCCGCTTCGACGGGTTTTGTTATGTCCTCCACGCTTTATGGAGATCAAAGACGTCATCAATGACGTTCAAAAAAGATACAAAGATGAAAATATTGATGTCGACAAAGCACTTGATCAACACAATAAATTTGTTCAGGCGTTAATCTCTCACGGTGTTCAGACAGATTTAATCGAGCCTTCAGAAAATTACCCAGAACAAGTTTTCACACGCGACATTGGATTTACCATCGGTGACACGGTATTCATTAGTGAAATGGCTTCTGATGTTCGACAAGGCGAAGAACAAGAACTTCAGAAGTGGATGGAAGCACATCACGTCAGTTTCAAGCGACTAGCCGGTCATCGCATTGAAGGTGGCGACGTTATCATCGATCGCGACACCGTCTTTGTTGGAATCAGTAGCCGGACTTCTAAGCAAGCAATCCGTGATTTGCAGCTTGAATTACCTAATTTCGAAGTCATCCCTGTTTCTTTTAATGAAAAATACTTACACTTAGATTGTGTGTTCAATATTTTATCTCCAACTGAGGCTTTAATTTTCCCTGAAGCACTCGATGCAGCTACGATTCGCCTGCTTGCCGAACGCTATACGTTAATACGCGTTAACGAGAAAGAACAGTTTGCACTAGGTACAAATGTGTTGTCGATTGGCGATCGAAAAGTATTTAGCCAACCACAAAATGTGCAAGTGAATAAGCATTTGATCGCTCGCGGTTTTAACGTTATCGAAGTCGATTATTCTGAAATCATTAAATCGGGCGGCGCTTTTCGTTGCTGTACAATGCCATTAATTCGATCTTAA
- a CDS encoding anthranilate synthase component II gives MILLIDHYDSFTYNIYQAIAAMDVEVEVVRYGVLTLEEIKEKNPQAIILSPGPGHPRELPESIALIQQLHKSVPILGICLGQQLIGEAFGGNIVEAPFIRHGKVSDVTHSQQGLFKHMPLPLPVMRYHSLVLEPETLADCLEVQSRALDDDTIMAVKHKEYPVYGIQFHPESIGTPDGVELMREFVVQSCQEATNQR, from the coding sequence ATGATTTTACTAATCGATCATTATGACTCATTTACGTATAATATTTATCAAGCTATCGCGGCAATGGACGTCGAAGTCGAAGTGGTGCGTTACGGTGTTTTAACACTCGAAGAAATTAAAGAAAAAAACCCGCAAGCAATTATTCTTTCACCTGGACCTGGTCATCCAAGAGAGCTGCCAGAATCGATCGCGTTGATTCAACAGCTGCATAAATCTGTTCCAATTTTGGGTATTTGTCTGGGCCAACAATTAATTGGAGAAGCATTTGGTGGGAATATTGTTGAAGCGCCGTTTATTCGCCATGGCAAAGTATCAGATGTAACACATAGTCAGCAGGGGCTGTTTAAACACATGCCGTTGCCGTTGCCGGTCATGCGCTATCACTCATTGGTGTTAGAACCTGAAACATTAGCTGATTGTTTAGAAGTACAATCACGAGCACTTGATGACGATACGATTATGGCAGTGAAGCATAAAGAGTATCCAGTTTATGGTATCCAATTTCATCCGGAGTCGATCGGTACGCCAGATGGAGTCGAGTTAATGAGAGAATTTGTTGTACAAAGTTGTCAAGAAGCGACGAATCAGCGATAG
- the hisC gene encoding histidinol-phosphate transaminase, giving the protein MTSSSKITARKTLEKIQPYSPGKPIWEVQKELGLDRVVKLASNENPLGPSPKAVAAIQNGLAELNRYPDADASALKKAIAEKYQVTPKQIITTNGADELITLISEAFLEAGDEVIVPSPSFSEYDFGAHIMGATVVPVKFKEDFEYDVDALISAVTEKTKIIYICTPNNPTGTYMPKSDLDKLVESIGDVLVVIDAAYDHFADAADYTNGVEYVNAGYPVVTLETFSKIYGIAGVRVGFGIAPESIIQSILKVKEPFNVNTLAQTAAVAAIGDTEHVETSQETNKAGRQQLYKAFDELELPYIESMANFVLVQIGEDGENLYKQLMAKGVIVRHGKIWGLPDYVRVSVGTGEENQFFIDALTSLLVKQA; this is encoded by the coding sequence ATGACAAGCTCAAGCAAAATTACAGCACGTAAAACCTTGGAGAAAATCCAACCTTACTCACCTGGAAAACCAATTTGGGAAGTGCAAAAAGAATTAGGATTAGACCGTGTTGTTAAGTTGGCGTCTAACGAAAATCCGTTAGGACCTTCACCTAAAGCAGTAGCCGCCATCCAAAATGGATTAGCAGAGTTAAACCGTTATCCTGATGCGGATGCTAGCGCATTAAAGAAAGCGATAGCGGAAAAATATCAAGTAACGCCAAAACAAATTATTACCACAAATGGTGCGGATGAATTGATCACGTTAATCTCTGAGGCTTTTCTAGAAGCAGGAGATGAAGTCATCGTTCCATCACCATCGTTTAGTGAATACGATTTTGGCGCACATATCATGGGTGCTACAGTTGTACCCGTTAAATTTAAAGAAGACTTTGAGTATGATGTAGACGCATTAATTTCTGCAGTTACAGAGAAAACTAAAATTATCTATATTTGTACGCCGAACAATCCAACAGGTACGTATATGCCGAAATCAGATTTGGATAAATTGGTAGAATCAATTGGTGATGTATTAGTAGTGATTGATGCAGCATATGATCATTTCGCAGATGCAGCAGATTACACAAATGGTGTTGAATACGTTAATGCCGGGTACCCGGTTGTCACATTAGAAACTTTTTCGAAAATATACGGTATTGCTGGCGTACGCGTAGGTTTCGGAATTGCTCCTGAATCGATTATCCAATCGATTTTGAAAGTAAAAGAGCCTTTTAACGTCAATACATTAGCGCAAACTGCAGCAGTTGCAGCTATTGGCGATACGGAGCACGTAGAAACTTCTCAAGAAACCAATAAAGCGGGTCGTCAACAATTATATAAAGCTTTTGACGAGCTAGAATTGCCGTATATTGAAAGTATGGCCAATTTTGTATTGGTGCAAATAGGTGAAGATGGTGAAAACCTATACAAACAACTAATGGCAAAAGGTGTTATCGTCCGTCACGGAAAGATTTGGGGATTACCTGATTACGTGCGTGTTTCCGTTGGGACAGGAGAAGAAAACCAATTCTTCATTGATGCGTTAACGAGCTTATTAGTTAAACAAGCATAA
- the allD gene encoding ureidoglycolate dehydrogenase, with the protein MATVTVPFQEVQELIEEKLKSAGVSSAHAAKVAEILIHADLRGVNSHGALRTEHYMKRLNAGGINPNPTILFNQTGPATGVVDGDDGFGHVVADYAIKHAIEMAKENGVGMVTVMNSSHCGALSYFVETATKHKLIGIAMTHTDKIVVPFGGKESFLGTNPIAYGIPGKREKPFILDMATSNVALGKVLQHKEEGKEIPNGWGVDETGASVTDPAKVVSLTPFGGPKGSGLSMVIDIFSGLLAGMAFGPHITPMYQEFEKKRKLGHYFCMVNPSYFTNTEVFLEQVDKMMKEIREVPAAEGFESVLVPGEIEQRNEERNRQEGVQIAATTYAYLKNIKHKRGE; encoded by the coding sequence GTGGCGACAGTAACTGTACCGTTTCAAGAAGTTCAAGAATTAATCGAAGAAAAGCTAAAAAGCGCTGGCGTTAGCTCAGCACATGCTGCTAAAGTTGCTGAAATTCTTATTCATGCAGATTTACGAGGTGTGAACTCGCATGGCGCACTTCGGACAGAGCATTACATGAAGCGTCTCAATGCAGGTGGGATCAATCCTAATCCGACTATTCTATTTAACCAAACCGGTCCAGCAACGGGTGTAGTCGATGGAGATGATGGGTTTGGTCATGTTGTAGCCGACTATGCGATAAAACATGCGATCGAAATGGCTAAGGAAAATGGGGTAGGCATGGTAACGGTGATGAACAGCAGTCATTGTGGAGCACTTAGTTATTTTGTAGAAACTGCGACAAAACATAAACTAATTGGCATAGCAATGACCCATACCGATAAAATTGTAGTTCCATTCGGAGGAAAAGAATCCTTCCTCGGTACAAACCCAATAGCTTATGGAATACCTGGAAAGCGTGAAAAGCCGTTTATTTTGGATATGGCTACTTCAAATGTTGCGTTAGGTAAAGTCCTTCAACATAAGGAAGAAGGCAAAGAAATTCCCAACGGATGGGGAGTCGATGAAACAGGTGCATCCGTCACCGATCCGGCAAAAGTAGTTTCTTTAACGCCGTTTGGTGGTCCGAAAGGTTCTGGCTTGTCTATGGTTATTGATATTTTTTCAGGACTGCTGGCAGGTATGGCGTTCGGTCCTCATATTACTCCAATGTACCAAGAATTCGAGAAAAAAAGAAAGTTGGGCCATTATTTCTGTATGGTTAATCCTTCTTACTTCACGAATACGGAAGTCTTTTTGGAGCAAGTCGACAAGATGATGAAGGAAATCCGAGAGGTGCCAGCTGCAGAAGGGTTTGAAAGCGTTCTCGTACCAGGGGAAATCGAACAAAGGAACGAAGAGCGTAATAGACAAGAAGGCGTTCAGATTGCTGCAACTACGTATGCGTATTTAAAAAATATTAAACACAAAAGGGGAGAATAG
- a CDS encoding sugar kinase, with product MITMNPMTTGPLKYVTQFERKVGGAEMNFAIGCARLGLTSKWISRLGKDEFGQVIYNFARGEGIDVSSVGFVEGVATSVNFKEIHASGSGKTYYYRSPSPIESLTEEDITEEMFDGIQVVHLTGVYLALGERNLTIAKKILTIAKQKGITVSFDPNIRLKLWSIEKARTAYETIFPEVDILLTGLDEIQMISGKESLDELVAYTAKFAIQDLVIKDGEKGSKLYRNGQWIAAPGFSVTPVDTVGAGDGFDAGYIYGVLNHFDEETLLRFANCVGGLVTTVTGDNEGLPYLAEVENFLNGSKVIER from the coding sequence ATGATTACGATGAATCCTATGACGACTGGACCACTAAAGTATGTAACGCAGTTTGAGCGTAAAGTCGGTGGTGCTGAGATGAATTTCGCGATTGGCTGTGCACGATTAGGGCTTACTAGCAAATGGATCAGTAGGTTGGGCAAAGATGAATTCGGGCAAGTTATTTATAATTTTGCTCGCGGAGAAGGCATTGATGTATCATCAGTCGGCTTTGTTGAAGGCGTTGCAACTTCAGTGAACTTTAAAGAAATCCATGCAAGTGGCTCGGGGAAAACCTATTATTACCGGAGTCCATCTCCTATCGAGTCGCTTACAGAAGAAGACATCACAGAAGAAATGTTCGACGGCATTCAAGTTGTTCATTTAACAGGGGTTTACTTAGCCCTCGGGGAACGAAACTTAACGATTGCTAAAAAAATACTAACGATAGCGAAACAAAAAGGAATTACGGTGTCTTTTGATCCGAATATTCGCTTGAAACTATGGAGTATTGAAAAAGCACGTACAGCTTATGAAACGATTTTTCCAGAAGTTGATATTTTATTAACTGGTTTAGATGAAATTCAAATGATTTCAGGCAAAGAAAGTTTGGACGAACTTGTAGCATACACTGCCAAGTTTGCTATACAAGATCTTGTCATTAAAGACGGAGAAAAAGGATCGAAACTGTATCGAAACGGACAATGGATTGCGGCACCCGGATTTTCGGTAACGCCTGTTGATACTGTCGGTGCTGGAGATGGATTTGACGCAGGATACATATATGGGGTTTTAAATCATTTTGATGAAGAAACCTTATTGCGTTTTGCAAACTGTGTAGGCGGACTTGTCACTACCGTCACGGGAGATAATGAAGGGCTGCCTTATTTAGCGGAAGTGGAAAACTTTCTTAACGGCAGCAAAGTGATTGAACGCTAA